A window of the Cannabis sativa cultivar Pink pepper isolate KNU-18-1 chromosome X, ASM2916894v1, whole genome shotgun sequence genome harbors these coding sequences:
- the LOC133032403 gene encoding uncharacterized protein LOC133032403 — protein sequence MAGCSFTKACVERGLGLVFNNEEEDFGAWFEDFCNSHLTENIEKLAMILWSVWGARNDLVWNDKAIFVERVVSSAITYFELWKFAQNINGGASSSSSQPRAGIEHWIKPSLGELKVNCDATLFSGERNHGLGWIARDHAGLCVAAAAVKYLGDIDPVVAEALSMKEALS from the coding sequence ATGGCCGGCTGCTCTTTTACCAAAGCTTGTGTGGAGCGCGGATTGGGTCTGGTTTTTAATAATGAGGAGGAGGATTTTGGTGCCTGGTTTGAAGATTTCTGTAATTCTCATTTGACCGAGAATATTGAGAAGTTGGCAATGATTCTTTGGAGTGTTTGGGGTGCCCGCAATGACTTAGTCTGGAATGataaggctatttttgtggaAAGAGTTGTTTCATCTGCAATTACTTACTTTGAGCTTTGGAAATTTGCTCAAAATATCAATGGAGGAGCTTCGTCTTCTTCTAGTCAGCCTCGTGCTGGTATTGAGCACTGGATTAAACCATCTTTGGGAGAGTTGAAGGTTAATTGTGATGCTACTCTGTTTTCTGGAGAAAGGAATCATGGATTGGGTTGGATTGCCAGGGATCATGCTGGGCTGTGTGTTGCTGCGGCAGCTGTCAAATACCTAGGAGATATTGATCCTGTTGTTGCTGAGGCGCTGTCCATGAAGGAGGCTTTGAGTTGA
- the LOC115700285 gene encoding mediator of RNA polymerase II transcription subunit 18 — MECVVQGIIETQHVEALEILLQGLCGVHIERLRIHEMCLKSGPNLGTVPSEVRLLCDLEQAEPTWNVRHVGGSMRGAGADQISVVVRTVVESKASKNVLRLFFALGYKLDHELLKVGFAFNFQRGAKITVTVSSVNKMLKLHATDQLVEVTAPATSENYSEVASAISSFCEYLAPLLHLSKPGISTGVVPTAAAAAASLMSDGGGTTL; from the exons ATGGAGTGCGTGGTTCAGGGAATTATTGAGACACAG CATGTTGAGGCCCTTGAGATTCTTCTTCAGGGTCTTTGTGGTGTTCATATAGAACGTCTAAGAATCCATGAGATGTGCCTTAAAAGTGGCCCAAACCTTG GGACTGTACCTTCCGAGGTCCGGCTTCTATGTGACCTTGAACAGGCCGAACCAACATGGAA TGTTAGGCATGTAGGGGGTTCAATGAGGGGTGCAGGTGCTGATCAGATTTCAGTTGTAGTCAGGACCGTGGTGGAAAGCAAAGCAAGCAAGAATGTGCTTCGTTTATTTTTTGCACTTGGCTACAAGTTGGATCATGAATTACTAAAAGTGGGATTTGCCTTTAATTTCCAAAGAGGTGCTAAAATTACCGTCACTGTTTCATCAGTTAATAAAATGCTAAAGCTACATGCTACTGATCAGTTGGTTGAAGTGACAGCCCCAGCAACCTCCGAAAACTATTCTGAAGTTGCTTCTGCAATATCCTCATTTTGCGAATATCTAGCTCC GCTCCTGCATTTGTCAAAACCGGGTATTTCAACTGGGGTTGTTCCCACTGCTGCCGCTGCCGCTGCATCTCTTATGTCAGATGGTGGGGGCACAACTTTATAG
- the LOC115700278 gene encoding probable E3 ubiquitin-protein ligase ARI8: protein MECMEETIKFNALHIDENSIVAGSFFDRLVKEEEDEQEQSETGGNYVILNEAEIRQRQEDDILRVSTALSESRAAAIVLLRHFNWNLSKLFDNWFDDEDQVRNLVGLYRTPIVLRFLSDHPITCGICLEICDNISNTTAWASCGHPFCRDCYGGYISKSINDEGPGCLFLRCPDPSCGAAVGEDMIGMLIIDNTIKLKYSRYLLRSYVEDSYRKRKIKWCPAPGCDYAVDFFDFIGNNCRTGFDVYCRCSFSFCWNCNEEAHRPVDCDTVAKWNMKNKDESENANWILVNTKSCPQCKRLIEKDHGCNHMRCAAPCRYEFCWHCLGEWTTKSFHSCNKYLPEAPAPEADENDIKRREMVKASLLKYTHYYNRWVANLRSRQKAVEAIRLVQAEYLDRLSLLYGQEKPLLRFITEAWQQIIRCRRVLQWSYAYGYYFPQHQWAKKQFFEYLQGEAEFSLERLHYCAEKELEKYLDGEGSSVQEFMDYRLKLAELTSVIGNYFKNLVRALEDGLTEVESNGTYWSCELCSFMNSLATTRCQMCHNFPMTIDLS, encoded by the coding sequence ATGGAATGTATGGAAGAAACGATCAAATTCAACGCCCTTCATATCGATGAAAACAGCATCGTCGCCGGTTCCTTCTTCGACAGGTTagtcaaagaagaagaagacgaacAAGAACAGAGCGAAACAGGGGGGAACTATGTGATCCTCAACGAAGCTGAGATAAGGCAACGCCAGGAAGATGATATTTTAAGGGTTTCCACTGCACTTTCTGAGTCAAGAGCCGCCGCGATCGTCTTGCTCCGACACTTTAACTGGAATCTCAGTAAGCTGTTCGACAATTGGTTTGACGACGAAGACCAAGTCCGAAACTTAGTTGGCCTCTACCGGACCCCGATCGTACTTCGGTTCTTGTCCGATCATCCGATTACTTGCGGAATATGCCTTGAAATATGCGACAATATTAGTAATACTACAGCTTGGGCATCTTGTGGTCACCCATTTTGCAGGGACTGTTATGGAGGTTACATTTCGAAATCGATAAACGATGAAGGACCGGGATGTTTGTTTCTGAGGTGTCCTGACCCATCCTGCGGCGCCGCCGTCGGTGAGGACATGATCGGAATGTTGATCATCGACAACACCATCAAATTGAAATACTCGCGGTACCTTTTGCGGTCTTATGTGGAAGATAGTTACAGGAAGAGGAAGATCAAATGGTGTCCTGCTCCAGGCTGCGATTACGCCGTTGATTTTTTCGACTTCATCGGGAATAATTGTCGGACAGGTTTCGATGTTTATTGCCGATGCTCCTTCAGTTTCTGCTGGAACTGTAACGAGGAAGCTCACAGGCCTGTGGATTGTGATACGGTGGCGAAATGGAACATGAAGAACAAGGACGAGTCTGAGAATGCGAATTGGATTCTGGTCAATACCAAGTCTTGTCCCCAATGCAAGCGGCTGATCGAGAAAGACCATGGATGTAATCACATGAGGTGTGCTGCTCCATGCAGATATGAATTTTGCTGGCATTGTCTTGGTGAATGGACCACAAAATCATTCCATTCTTGCAACAAATACTTACCAGAGGCTCCTGCTCCTGAAGCTGATGAGAATGACATCAAAAGAAGAGAGATGGTGAAGGCGTCTTTGCTCAAATACACTCATTACTATAACCGTTGGGTAGCCAATTTAAGATCGAGGCAGAAAGCTGTGGAGGCCATACGCCTAGTACAAGCTGAATATTTGGATAGGCTTAGTCTCTTGTATGGCCAAGAGAAGCCACTTCTGAGATTCATAACAGAGGCATGGCAACAGATTATAAGATGCAGACGAGTGCTTCAATGGAGTTATGCATATGGGTATTACTTCCCTCAGCATCAATGGgctaaaaaacagttttttgagTACTTGCAGGGTGAGGCAGAGTTCAGCTTGGAAAGGCTTCATTACTGTGCTGAGAAGGAGCTAGAGAAGTATCTTGATGGTGAAGGTTCTTCGGTTCAGGAATTCATGGACTATCGTTTGAAGCTAGCTGAATTGACCTCTGTAATTGGGAACTACTTTAAGAACTTGGTTAGAGCTTTGGAAGATGGTCTAACTGAGGTGGAGTCTAATGGGACTTACTGGTCCTGTGAGCTATGCAGCTTTATGAATTCCTTGGCCACCACTAGATGCCAGATGTGTCACAATTTTCCAATGACCATCGACTTATCATAA
- the LOC133032404 gene encoding uncharacterized protein LOC133032404 — protein sequence MEMFREGGSTSRPPMLEGANYPYWKTKMRAFLRAVNERVWMAIEDGWTCPTMMDNGVTKPKPTSLWTPDEMERANFNSKAMHALFNAVSTNQLKVIANCEMAKEAWEKLRIKNEGTDAVKKSRLRALAKAFEDLSMEEEETVAEFHAKLCDISNESYALGKTYSNAKLVRKVLGVLPRRFMSKVTSIEEMRNVEELDLDELIGSLHNYEMSLTRWKKEKKKMDVNKEKGDNNIAFIHKEENKSIPDLSAGFSDEAVDLLTKNYAKFLKKKYKKQCSEGKENASKRNPLRNFWHGQQLSDNKSMGIQCRECDGFGHIQAECANTLKKKKALVATWSDSDEEKDSIASKSSNEDKQVVAFMAQSHQSVESEDDGVSTVSEVDSNGRQNAYEEMFAQWEYMTKQIIGLNSAKEQIESEKVKLEDTVKNLNKLLDEKENEIYKLSAELIRAKQALEFIPPGTTAINQTLQLQKPYGDRTSIGYKMLYKQGDNLGVEESITPVINLDKKDDNQSSFPSTPQSSDPTRKFHVPSGPTKVKLEGRKIAPENISHMERFIPVCHFCNRRGHIRPRCYKLQNYLKAMIN from the coding sequence ATGGAGATGTTCAGAGAAGGAGGGTCCACATCACGACCCCCAATGCTGGAAGGTGCTAATTACCCATACTGGAAAACCAAAATGCGAGCATTCTTGAGGGCGGTGAATGAAAGAGTTTGGATGGCCATTGAAGATGGTTGGACATGCCCAACGATGATGGATAACGGTGTCACCAAACCAAAACCTACGAGCTTGTGGACTCCAGATGAGATGGAGAGGGCCAATTTTAATTCGAAGGCCATGCATGCTTTGTTCAATGCAGTGTCCACAAATCAATTGAAGGTCATTGCAAACTGTGAGATGGCCAAAGAGGCTTGGGAAAAACTACGAATTAAAAATGAAGGAACAGATGCTGTAAAGAAATCCCGCCTTCGTGCTTTGGCAAAAGCGTTTGAGGATTTATCaatggaggaagaagaaacggtGGCTGAGTTCCATGCTAAATTGTGTGACATATCAAATGAATCTTATGCTTTGGGAAAGACTTATTCTAATGCAAAGCTGGTTCGTAAAGTCCTTGGAGTTTTACCTAGGAGATTTATGTCTAAAGTAACATCCATTGAAGAAATGAGAAATGTGGAGGAACTGGATCTTGATGAACTGATTGGATCCTTGCATAATTATGAAATGTCATTAACAAggtggaagaaagaaaaaaagaagatggATGTGAACAAAGAAAAAGGGGACAACAATATTGCGTTCATTCACAAAGAAGAAAATAAGTCTATCCCAGATTTGTCTGCTGGTTTCTCAGATGAAGCTGTAGATTTGCTGACCAAGAACTATGcaaaattcttgaaaaagaaGTACAAGAAACAGTGTTCTGAAGGTAAGGAAAATGCTTCCAAAAGAAATCCTCTTAGGAACTTCTGGCATGGTCAGCAACTCAGTGACAATAAGAGCATGGGCATTCAGTGTAGAGAATGTGATGGGTTCGGACACATTCAGGCCGAGTGTGCTAACACTCTCAAGAAGAAGAAAGCCCTTGTTGCCACCTGGAGCGATAGTGACGAAGAAAAAGACTCTATTGCAAGCAAAAGTTCTAATGAGGATAAACAGGTAGTGGCTTTCATGGCTCAAAGTCATCAGTCTGTTGAATCTGAGGATGATGGAGTCTCCACTGTGTCTGAAGTCGACAGTAATGGAAGACAAAATGCATATGAAGAGATGTTTGCTCAATGGGAATATATGACCAAGCAGATTATAGGTCTGAATAGTGCCAAGGAGCAGATAGAGTCTGAAAAAGTCAAGCTGGAGGACACTGTTAAGAATCTCAACAAACTTCTTGATGAGAAGGAGAATGAGATCTACAAGCTTTCAGCTGAACTCATAAGAGCTAAACAGGCTTTAGAGTTTATCCCTCCAGGAACGACTGCCATCAATCAAactcttcaacttcaaaaaccTTATGGTGATCGAACCTCTATCGGATACAAGATGTTGTATAAGCAAGGAGATAACTTGGGGGTAGAAGAGTCCATTACACCAGTGATCAACCTAGACAAAAAGGATGACAATCAATCATCATTTCCCTCGACACCTCAGTCCTCAGACCCCACTAGAAAATTCCATGTTCCATCTGGACCTACCAAGGTGAAGTTAGAAGGAAGAAAAATTGCCCCAGAGAATATATCTCATATGGAGAGATTCATCCCAGTGTGTCACTTCTGTAACAGGAGGGGTCATATTCGACCCAGATGCTATAAGCTGCAGAACTACTTGAAAGCTATGATCAATTGA